GCCGACGGTCCGCCGGGTCGCCTCCAGCACCAGCAGGATGGCGATGATCCCCATCACGATGTCAGCCGTGTTGGGGCTGCCCATCCGCCAGACGATGTCCTCATAGAAGACCAGGATGTAGAGGCTCACGGTTACAGACCCGGCGAGCAGAAGGGCGTCCAGCACCAGGTAGCCGGGCCGGCGGCCGGCGTCGCCGCGGCGCAACGGCTCGACCAGGAAGACGAGGGTCAGCACGAAGAGCAGGTAGTATACGCGGTGCAAATAGGCGTCCAGCACCAGGTAGCTCGCGGCGTAGAGCTGGAACAGCCCGAGGGTCACGGCGATGGCGGAGAAGAGCCAGAACGCCCGCCGGCCCGAAAGGCCGCTCCCCCACTTGCGGGTGGCCCATTCGACCAGGCGGGACCGCTCCGCCTCTTTCATCGCCTGCAATGGATAGCCCATATCAGCCGGCCTCCGAGATCCAGCAATTCATGCAGCCACGGCCCCACCCACACGGCCTCCAGCACCAGGCGCTCCCCGGCCCACCGCTCGGTCAGCGAAAAAGCGCAGCCGCGGTACAGCACCGCATGGTCGACGCCGGGCGATCCCACCCGAAGCACGAGCCGGCCGATGGCGCGGCTCATGTCGGTGACGCGCAGCCACGGCCCGTCGACCACCGCTCTGCCCTGCCCCGGGATCGTGCCCATACCGGTCCCGAAGCTCAGGAGGCGGGTTTCGACCTGAACCAGCCCCCGCCCCCGGCTCGCCACATAGCGATCCTCGACCGGCAGATGGTCGACGGAGTGGACGAACCGCACGCCCACCGTCTCGCCGGGCAAAAGCGGCAGCGCCAGCACCGGTACGGCCCCCTGCCGCACGACCAGAACCGGCCGGGCCGGCCACAGCCAGGCGGCCGCTGCCAGCCCGGCGATGAGCAGGCCGGCCCCGAGACGGCGCATCAGCGCCCGACGTCAACCCCCCGCTCTTGTGCGTAGCGCACCACGCCGGGGTGCAGCGGAACGGGGCTGTTCTTCAAGTTCTCCAGGGTGAAGTACGGCGCACCGGGAGCATAGACGCGCTCGATGACATCGAGGTGCTCGTAGATCGCCCGTGCCAGCTGGTACGCCTGTTCCTCCGGCATGTCGGCCCGCACGACCACCACGTTCCACAGGGCGATGGTCTCGACGGGCTCGGTGACGGACGGGTAAATGCCGGTGGGAATCGTGAACGGCCGGTAGTAGGGGTAACGGTCGAGCACCTTCTGCCGCTCTTCTCCCGTTATGGGGATCAGGAAGATCGGGTGGGTGGCGTCCAGTTCGAGCAGCGTCGCGTTGCCGACCCCCACCACCCAGGAGCCCGCGTCGAGCCGTCCCTCGCGAAGGGCCCGGGCCGTCTCCGCGTAGGAGAGGCGCTGTACCCGGATGTCGTTGAAGGACATGCCGAGTGCCTCAAAGACCTGGCTCGTGGTGAGCTCGTTGCCGCTGCCGGGAGGGCCCACCGAGAAGCGACGGCCCTTGACGTCCGAAAAGCGCTGCAAATCGAGGCGCTGGGCGATGCTCTTGAGGCTGACGGCGTGGTACACGTTCGGGTACATCACCAGAAGCGTCCTCACGTTGATGGGACGCCCCTCGAAGCGTTCTTTGCCGTAGTAAGCGTTGTACGCGACGTCGCCCTGCACGAGGCCGACCTGGCTTTCGCCCCGCTCGATGAGGCGGAGGTTTTCGACGGAGGCCCCCGTCGCTTCCGCCACCGCCTCTACCCCCGGGACGAACTGGTTCCAGATCTGGGCCATGGCCCCGCCCACCGGATAGTAGACGCCGCCGGTGGTGCCGGTTGCGATGGAAAGCCGCGTCAACTGGGGTGCCGCCGACACGGGCGCGGTGGCCAGCAACAACGCCAGCGCGGCAAGGATGGCGGCCGTACGGCCATGGTTGGCCCGCATCCAAAACACGCTCCTTTCTCTGGCTGTCCGGGTGCAGCGTGTACCTCACTGCTTCTGTAATCGCTACCAGTACTCCTCCCGGTTGGGCTCACGTCGCCGCTTCCCCGCCGGCGCCGAACGGGAGCATCGGTGTTTCACCATG
This is a stretch of genomic DNA from Bacillota bacterium. It encodes these proteins:
- a CDS encoding DUF1850 domain-containing protein, producing the protein MRRLGAGLLIAGLAAAAWLWPARPVLVVRQGAVPVLALPLLPGETVGVRFVHSVDHLPVEDRYVASRGRGLVQVETRLLSFGTGMGTIPGQGRAVVDGPWLRVTDMSRAIGRLVLRVGSPGVDHAVLYRGCAFSLTERWAGERLVLEAVWVGPWLHELLDLGGRLIWAIHCRR
- a CDS encoding TAXI family TRAP transporter solute-binding subunit codes for the protein MRANHGRTAAILAALALLLATAPVSAAPQLTRLSIATGTTGGVYYPVGGAMAQIWNQFVPGVEAVAEATGASVENLRLIERGESQVGLVQGDVAYNAYYGKERFEGRPINVRTLLVMYPNVYHAVSLKSIAQRLDLQRFSDVKGRRFSVGPPGSGNELTTSQVFEALGMSFNDIRVQRLSYAETARALREGRLDAGSWVVGVGNATLLELDATHPIFLIPITGEERQKVLDRYPYYRPFTIPTGIYPSVTEPVETIALWNVVVVRADMPEEQAYQLARAIYEHLDVIERVYAPGAPYFTLENLKNSPVPLHPGVVRYAQERGVDVGR